The Polyangium mundeleinium genome contains the following window.
CCACGCGCACGTCGACCTTGATCGTCTCGTGCCCGCCGACGCGCTCGATTTCGCGCTCTTGCAGCACGCGGAGCAGCTTCGCCTGCATCGGCATCGGCATGTCGCCGACCTCGTCGAGGAAAAGCGTGCCGCCGCTCGCGCGCTCGAACTTCCCGCGCCGTTGTTTCGTCGCGCCGGTGAACGCGCCGGCCTCGTGCCCGAACATCTCGCTCTCGATGAGCTCGCTCGGGACGGCGGCGCAGTTCATCTTTTCGAGCGGCCCCTTCGCGCGTTTCCCGGCGATGTGGATCGCGCGGGCCACGAGCTCCTTGCCCGTCCCGCGCTCGCCCGTCACGAGCACCGTCGCGCTCGCCTTCGCGGCCCGCGCGATCTGCTCACGCAGCGCGATCATCGATCGGCTCTCGCCGATGAGCTCCCCGAGCTGCCCGACCTGGGCGCGCAGCGTGCGCGCTTCGGCCTCGGCCCGCACGAGGCGGAGCGTGTTGTCGAGCACGAGCAGCAGCCGATCGGTCGAGAGCGGCTTCTCCAGGAAGTCGAGCGCGCCGAGCCGCGTGGCGCGGACGGCGGCGTCGATCGAGGCGTGGCCGCTCATCATCACGATGGGCAGGTCCGAGCCGGAGACGCGGACCTTCTCGAGGAGCGAGACGCCGTCGCCGTCGGGGAGCGCGACGTCGAAGAGCGCGATGTCGTAGCTCTTCTTGGCGAGCTTCTCCTCGGCGATGCGCACGCCGCCGGCGACGTCCACCGTATAGCCTTCGAGGGAGAGGGCCTTCTGGAGCGTGGTGAGGATGGAGGGCTCGTCGTCGACGACGAGCACATGGCCGCGCGGCATTCGCAGACCCTAGCACCCGTCCGGCCGGGGGGGACAACCCCCGACCCGAGGCCCCCGTCACGGCACCCGTTCGAGCGGAAACCGTAACGAAATGCAACGAAGTGAGTCCAAGCACCACGTCCGCGCGCGGCCCCCGCGTCGCCCTGCCCGCCGCCGTTCGGTGGGCCTGTACGTCGGCCAAGCCGCGCTTGCGCGCCTGTCCCCCGCCGGCGGCTTCCCAGCGGAAAGTTCCGTGGCACCCACACCCGGGCAAACGGTGTACGAACGCTCGTCGCTTCGTGGTACCTTCGAGCCCCCATGCCTTCCGAGATCCTTCCGACAGCAGAAGGCGATCTCGGGCGAACGCCCTTTGCGCACCTGCTCGTCTACGTGCTGGACAAGCAGCTCACGGGCGCGCTTCTCCTGCGCGAGGCCTCGGGCGTCGA
Protein-coding sequences here:
- a CDS encoding sigma-54-dependent transcriptional regulator, with product MPRGHVLVVDDEPSILTTLQKALSLEGYTVDVAGGVRIAEEKLAKKSYDIALFDVALPDGDGVSLLEKVRVSGSDLPIVMMSGHASIDAAVRATRLGALDFLEKPLSTDRLLLVLDNTLRLVRAEAEARTLRAQVGQLGELIGESRSMIALREQIARAAKASATVLVTGERGTGKELVARAIHIAGKRAKGPLEKMNCAAVPSELIESEMFGHEAGAFTGATKQRRGKFERASGGTLFLDEVGDMPMPMQAKLLRVLQEREIERVGGHETIKVDVRVVAATNRDLEAACQKGEFRADLYDRLNVVPLALPPLRARREDVPLLARHFLGLAMAANDRPGMVLTEGAVELLTGYGFPGNVRELRNLIERLVILTPDAKIDAEDVRVCLGGASAGTPTGLFRPGTPFRVLAEEAERRILEEALAHHGGAMASTARGLGLERSHLYKKCKALGLRGDKAEAEDEG